In Streptacidiphilus sp. P02-A3a, the DNA window CCCATTGGTCAAGACCATTCACATGGATTGGTACAGACCAAGCGTCACGTGCGGTGCACGGGACGGCCAGGACGGCCAGGACGGTCGGAACTCCCCCACCGGGGACGTGACGCCTGGCCGGTCCTGTGACCAGTGCCCCTGGCCGTGACGGAGAGTCGTGCCGCACGCGTGTCCGGGCCGGGGTTCACTCGTTGGTCCGTGTACGCCCTGTCGTTCGTCCGGCCGGGCGCGGTCTGCACAGGCGCCGGGATCCGGTCCCGGACGGAGGAGGAGCGCGATGGGCACGGAGACATGGGGCGCGGGACGGGCGGGGGTGCGGGCCGCGGTCCTGGGTGCGGTGGCCGGGGTGGCGCTGCTTCCGGCCGGTGCCGCCCAGGCGAACGTCGTCGGGATCGGGAACGCGGTCTTCGGCAACGCGTGCGCTTCCCAGAGTGGCACCCAGACCACGGGTTCCACGGCGACCGGGACCGGGGCGGTGGGCGGCAACCAGGTCGGCCTCCCGCTGAGCCTGCCGCGCAACCACTGCGGCAACAGCGGCATCATCTGCACCGCCGTGTTCGCGTCCTCCGTATGACCGGGCAGCGGGGCACCGCCGTCCCGGAGCGGGCGGGGGTGGTCGCGGGGGCGGTCGCGGAGACGGTCGCGGGGGTGGGGGCGGGGGCGGTCGGGGACGCGGTCGGCTCGGTGCGCGACCAGGCGGTGACAGGGCTGCTGGCCCTGAGCGGGCGGGCGCTGCCGCTGCTGCGGGAGTGGGTGGGCGCCGAGCCGGACTGCGGTGTGGCGCGGGCGCTGCTGACGCTGGCGACCGCTGACCACCTGGACGACGCCACCCTCAAGCGGGAGTTGGAGACCGCCTACCGGGACGCGCGGGCCGTCGGCGAGCAGCAGGCGAGTGTGGTGTACGCGGTGTACCTCCATACCCACCGGCAGTACCGGCTGACGGCGGATCACCTGGTGGTGCACTTCGCCCGGTGGCCGGCCGACCAGCTGGCCGGGCTCATGGTGGGGGCCTTCTCCTCCAGCGGGGACCCGGCCTACCGCGCGCACGGCGACGCCCTGGTGCAGGAGCAGTCCGCGCTGGCGGGCCCGGACAACTGGCCGTGGACCAGCTGGCTGGCCTCCACCCGGGCGGAGCAGGGCCGGGTCCGGGAGGCGTACGAGCTGGCCGGGCACGCCCTGTCCCTGTGTCCGCGCTCCGGTGTGGCCGCACACGCCCTCGCGCACGCCGAGCACGAGTTGGGGAGCGGCCCGGCTTCGGTCGACTTCCTGGACCGGTGGCTGGCCGCGGACCCGCAGGCGGTGCAGGTACGGCACCTGAACTGGCATGCCGCGTTGCAGTCGATCGCCGGCGGCGACTTCCCCGACGCGCGCCGCCGGGCGGACGCGGCACTGGCCCGGACGGATGTCGGCATGCGGTCGGCGACGAACTGGCGCCTGCTGCTGGCCGGGCAGACACCGGCCGGCCACAGCGATCCGGGGCAGGTCCGGGAGCTGCTGGCCGCACCGGGCGGGATGGCGGAGGTCTTCCACACCTTCAATCTGGCCCTGGCCCTGGCGGTGGAGGCGGCGACCGAGGATCTGTACACGCTGGCCCGCCGGGCCGCCGCCGACGAACGCCCCGACTACCGCGAGGTCCTGGCACCGGTGGTCCGGGCCCTCGCCGAAGTCACCGCGGGCCGTCCCCGCGCGGCGGTGGAGCTGCTGACCGGCCTGGGTCGGCAGGCGGAGCGGATCGGCGGTGTGCGAGTCGAGCGGGAGATCATCCAGGACACCCTCGCCCGCGCCCTCGTCGACGCGGGCGAACACGAGCGCGCGGCCGGTCTGCTGCGGCACCGCACCACCACCCGCCGCCACCACGCCTACGAGGACCTCCTCCTCGCCGCCCGCCCCCGACCAGCGGGGACGGCCTGTCCCACCCCGGGGATGCCCGGCTCGTCGAGGACCACGGCGCCGCCGAGCCCGGACGAACCCACTGGCCAACGACCAGCCGGTCGTGGCAGGCTCCGCGGTATGACCTATGGAATCGAGTCCCACCCCGCCCGATGAGCGCCCAGGCAGGCGGTGGCATCCCCGCCCCTCGGCCCTCCCTGTACGCCTACGCGCTGCGCCTGTACGAGTCGCGGACCGATGGCCGGTCGCCCCACGGGGGCTACCCCTTGCCGGACCAGCCCCCGCGGATACCCGGGAAGCTGGACTGGCGCGAGGCCCATGCCAGTGTGCGCGAGGCCCTCACTCCGCTGCTGTCCGATCCGGACCCGGTCCGTGCGGCCGACGAGGTCCACCGCAGGCTCCACGAGCTGGCCGTTCGGGACCGTCACCTCCAAGGCGCGCTGACCGATCTGCCCCTGGAGGACCCAGCGGCAGCCCGTGCCCTCGGCCGCCAGCTGGCCCGCACCGGCACCAGCACGCTGACCGTGAACGTCGGCATCGCCCTCCTGGGCCGACTCGGTGAGCCGGAGGACGTGCCCTACCTGAGGGTCCTCGGCCTGCTGCGGGCCCTGGCCCGCCCCGTGGTGACCGCGCTCAACGCCCTCGACTGCCCGACGGCCGCCCTGGTCTGGCTGGCCGACAACACCAGGCACCCCGACCTGCGCCGGCTGATCGACGCCATCGCCTCGCGCGACGACGCCGAGGCACGCGGGTGGCTGCTGCGGACCCCCCTCGACCACGGCACCGTCGGGCCCGCAACCGCCCGCAGGATCGCCGAGGCCGTCCAACTGGCCGACGTCCTCGGCGAGGAGCGGCTCGACACCCGGGTGCTGGCCCAGGCCGGTCGTCTCCTCTGCCGGATGACGGGACCGCGCGACTACCAGCCCGAGATCCTCAACTACCAGCAGGCCAACGCCTGCTGTCTCGCCCTCGTCGCCCGCGCCTGGCAACTGCCTCCGACCGTGGACCACTACGCCGTCCTCCTGTCGCTCGCCCTCGACCTGCACAGCGGCCCCAGCGTGCTTCTCGACTGGCGGCCGGGTCAGCGGGAGGCCCTGCTGGACGCTCTGGACGCCGTCCTGAGTACGCCGTCCTGGGCAGCGGTCCCGGAGGCCGAGCCCGAGGATCCCGGTGAACGCCGCCGGGTCCACTGGATGCGGCGCGCGGCGAGGCAACCCTTCGGCCACGCGACGGCGTCACGCGGCACCCCGACGGCCCCACGGCTCCGGGTCGAGACCACCGTGCGGGACCCGGCGGACCCGGACCCGGTCGAGGCCCGCCTGTTGATCGACGGGCGGCCGCTGGTGCCCGAGGCCTTCGGCAAGGGACCGGCCCACTCCCCCGAGTACCTGCTGGACAGCGGCCGCCTGCGGGCCGCGGTCGAGCCCCGGGAGGTGCAACTCGCGGAGGCGTACTGCACCGAGGGCTGCTGCGGCGCGCTCCACGTGACCATCCACAGGGAGGGCGACCAGGTCGTCTGGCGTGACTGGCGCCGCCCGCCGACACGGCGCCCACGCCCGGAACTCCCCGAGTACCGCTTCGAAGCTGCCGACTACGACGCCGAGATCGAACGGGCTGAGAACGACCGGTCCTGGACCTGGCCGGCTCGCAGTACCGCCCGGCTGATCGCGGCGGGGCTGCGCGACCAACCGGATCTGCTCACCCGGTGGGACAGCAGGGTCGGCTGGATCGGCACCGACTTCCACGGGCCGGACACGGCCACCGTCAGCTTCACCTACTGGCCTGGACTCGCCGCCGGGCAACAGGACCGGGAGGGCCCCTGGTTGCAGTTCATCTGGAGCATCCCCGACGACGGCACCCCTGCTGAGCCGCAGGCCGCTGCGGCGCTGCGGCGACTCGCCGAGCAGGACCCGAAGACCTACGCGCGGGTCCGCGGAGGCAGCCGCGCGCACGCCGAGGCCCTCGGCTTCCCGTGGCCCGAACCGACACGGCCGGGAGCCACCGGCTGACCGGCGTCGAAGGCCCTCCCGGCCGGGACGCCCGGGACGGCCCGGCGACGGGTGTCATGGCTGCCGCGCGGCAGGTCAGCGGCGGTCAGTCGGGGAGCTGGTCCAGCCACTCCAGGGTCCGGCGGGTCTCCGTGGTCAGCGGGGCGTGCGGGCCGTGGGCGCGCTCCGCGTCGTGCAGCAGGCGGCGCAGCACCTCCCGGGCGGCCGGGCGGTCGCCGATGGTCAGCAGCAGGCGGCCGGCGCGGCGGCGGAGCTCCAGCGGGAACGCCGGGTCGGCGGCGGCCTGCCGCTCGGCGTACGGCAGCAGCGCCTGGTACTCGGCGAGCGCCGGTGCCGGTTCGCCGAGCTGCTCCAGGCACTGCGCGGCCTCGTAGCGGAAGCGCAGCGCCTGCGGGTCGGCCGGTCCGGCCTCGGCCGCGCGCTCCTCGGCCAGGCGACGCAGCTCGGGGAGCGCGGCGGGGAACCGGCCGTCCTCCATCAGCGTCGCCGCGTACTGCTTGCGCAGCATGCGGACGATCGGCGAGCGGGGGCCGTGCTCGGCGGTCGCGGCGGGCAGGATGCCGCCGAGGACGTCCACGGCCTGGGTGATCCGGCCCGCGTCGAGCAGCCGTCGCGCCTCGTCCACGGCGGCGGCGACGGCGTCGGGGCGGGCGGGAGCGGGCGGCACGGCCGGGAGCGGCGGTCCGGCCGGGGCCGGGGTGCGGTCCGGCCAGGGGGCGTACGGGCGGAGGAAGGGGCGGGTGGGATCCATCGGTCCGCCCGGTCCGGCCGGTACGCCCGGTCCGGCCGCGCGGGGCGGGGCGGGCACCGGCAGCAGCGGGGCGAGCACCCGGTAGACCTCCTGCGCGTTCGCCGGACGCTCCCGCGGGTCCTTGGCCAGCAGCCGGAGCACCAGCTCCTCCAGCGGCTCCGGTACCTCCGGTCGGACCTGGCGCAACGCCACCGGCTGCTCGTAGACGTGCCGGTGCAGCACCCCCAGGGCCGAGGATCCGGTGAACGGGGCGTGCCCGCTGAGCAGTTCGTGCAGCACCACGCCGAGCGCGTAGAGGTCGGCGGCGGGGCCGACCGGTCCGCCCATGGCCTGTTCCGGGGCCATGTAGACGGGGCTGCCGACCGGCGAGCCGGTGCGGGTGAGCCGGGTCGTGTCGGCGTCCAGCACCGCGGCGACGCCGAGGTCGAGCACGGTCAGCGTGCCGTCCGGGTGGATCAGCACGTTGCGCGGCTTGAGGTCCCGGTGCACCACCGGGACGGCGTGCACCGCGGCCAGTACCGAGCACAGCTGCGCCGCGACCGCGACCGCCCACGGCCATGGGTACGGCTCGTGCTCCGCCAGGTGGTCGGCCAGGTCGGCGCCGTCCAGGTACTGCATCACCAGGTACAGGTCGTCGCCGTCACCGCCCGCGTCGTGCACGGTGACCAGCCCCGGATGGTCGACCTGGGCGGTGACCCGGCACTCGCGGACGAAGCGGCGGCGCACCTCGTCGCCGTCGTCGCCCGAGCGGGCCGCCCGGTCGGGGCGGAGCAGCTTCACCGCGACCTTCCGGTCGAGGTGACCGTCCCGGGCCAGCCAGACCTGGCCCATACCGCCCTGGCCGATGAGCGACACCAGCTCGTAGCGCCCGGCGATCATCCGGCCGTTCAACGGCTCTCCTGTTCCCGGTGGTGCTCGCGGAGGTAGGCGCTGAGTTCGTCGAGCTCCGCCCGGACCTGGTCGATCCGGCCGCCGGACGCGATCGGGGCCGGTGGCGCGATCGGGGCCGGTGGCGGCGGGGTCGGTGGCGGCGGGGTCGGGCCGGTGCCGTACCCGGTCGGGTGCTGCGGGTACGGCGGGTGCTGCGGGTACGGCGGGTAGGGCTGGTGCCGCGGTGCCGTCGGACGGCGCTCGCCCCGCCGCCGCAGGTCGTTGAAGAGGAAGTACACCGTGCAGAACACGGCCAGCATCAGCAGCGCGGCGACGCCGACATTGGTCTGCCAGTTGTCGTAGTCGTCGGTGTAGCCACCCAGGAACAGCGAACCGGTGCAGAGGAACGCCGTCAGGAAGACCATGACCCAGTCCTGCGTCCGGCGGCGGGTGACCGCCAGCCAGGCCAGCGGCACCCAGCCGAGGATGCCGATGGTCACCAGCGGGACGAGCGCGAGCACGACCCGCCACAGCACCACGACCACCCGCATGGCCGGGCCGCGGCGCGGCGGCGGTATCGGGCCGGGGCCGTTCATGACACAGCTCCTGGTGCTGGGGCGGGGCGGGGGCGGATCGGTCCGGGGCGGTGACCGCCTCGGCGCTGGGCAGAGCGTACCGATCCCGGTCCCGGCCCGGGACGCCCCCTCACCCGCGGCGTCCGCCCCGGGGGCCTGACCCGCCGGGTCAGTCCGGGTGGACGCTGCCGTCCGTCAGGCCGTCGCACAGGCCCTGGACGAGTTGCTCGCCCAGTTGTCCGGCCAGCCGGAGCGTGTCCTCGAAGGCGGCCAGGGCACGGAAGTGGGCGCCGTAGCGGCGCTGCTCGGCCGGTGGCATCCGGGGCACCTGGAGTCGGCGCACGTCCAGCCGGGTGGAGGTGGTGGTGTAGCTGCTGGCCTGGCGGTTGTTGGCGGTCCCGCGCAGGAACCCGGCCAGGAACCACGAGTCGAGCGCCGTCGGGTCCGGCCGCAGCAGCTGCACGTTGCGCCCCAGCGCGGCCCCCGCCGTCGCCGCGTCCACCACCCGGGTCACCGAGCCCCGGCCGAGGAGCGGCACCACCACGTCGCCGACCCGGGTGAGCAGCGGCTGCTCGGCGAGGTCCTCCGGCAGCACACCGGAGGGGGCGCCGCCGGTGGCCACGTCGTGCTCGGTCAGCACCGCCGTACCCGCCCCGGACGCGGCCCCGCCGACGCCGGGGTGGCCGGGCCCGGCGCCGGGCGCCGACGCGACCGGGGCGGTTCCGCCCGCGTACGTCTCCAGCGCGCCCGCCCGGGCCAGCTCGGCGACGCTGGTCAGCGGCCAGTTGGCGGGCGCGCCCCGGCTGACGGTCACCGGCGCGAGCTCGGCGGTGCGCCGCAGCGTGTCGGTGAACCGCTCCCGGACGTCGCTGAGGCCGTTCGCACCGCCGCCCACACCGGGCTGCGGCAGATGCCTGGCCGGGGCCAGATCGACGTCGTCGTCCAGCAGCTCCACCAGCGGCCGGGTGACGCTGACGCCGGGCTGCTCGGGCAGCGTGTCCTGCTGGTCGAACGCCTGCCAGGCGTCCAGTGCGGCGGTGCGCACGGTCTGCCAGGGCAGCTTCTCGCCGCCCGCCGAGGCGGGACCACCGGCGTCCACCAGCAGCAGGTGCTGCGGCAGCGGCTGCCCGGCGGCGGGGCGCCGCAGCACCCA includes these proteins:
- a CDS encoding chaplin family protein produces the protein MGTETWGAGRAGVRAAVLGAVAGVALLPAGAAQANVVGIGNAVFGNACASQSGTQTTGSTATGTGAVGGNQVGLPLSLPRNHCGNSGIICTAVFASSV
- a CDS encoding serine/threonine-protein kinase, which encodes MIAGRYELVSLIGQGGMGQVWLARDGHLDRKVAVKLLRPDRAARSGDDGDEVRRRFVRECRVTAQVDHPGLVTVHDAGGDGDDLYLVMQYLDGADLADHLAEHEPYPWPWAVAVAAQLCSVLAAVHAVPVVHRDLKPRNVLIHPDGTLTVLDLGVAAVLDADTTRLTRTGSPVGSPVYMAPEQAMGGPVGPAADLYALGVVLHELLSGHAPFTGSSALGVLHRHVYEQPVALRQVRPEVPEPLEELVLRLLAKDPRERPANAQEVYRVLAPLLPVPAPPRAAGPGVPAGPGGPMDPTRPFLRPYAPWPDRTPAPAGPPLPAVPPAPARPDAVAAAVDEARRLLDAGRITQAVDVLGGILPAATAEHGPRSPIVRMLRKQYAATLMEDGRFPAALPELRRLAEERAAEAGPADPQALRFRYEAAQCLEQLGEPAPALAEYQALLPYAERQAAADPAFPLELRRRAGRLLLTIGDRPAAREVLRRLLHDAERAHGPHAPLTTETRRTLEWLDQLPD